In one Dreissena polymorpha isolate Duluth1 chromosome 7, UMN_Dpol_1.0, whole genome shotgun sequence genomic region, the following are encoded:
- the LOC127839416 gene encoding uncharacterized protein LOC127839416 yields the protein MSTPRSNRSLQERRSRPPPSREVEYRFIQDTVNDLCTVIKNYAQKYFTKKEINFDACAMCFKDIVKTWRVETSEFNNWKEFIERANENHIDKTVKNQAAFRDLIHICERSKEFEVMIPHVRERMLNCVKEHVYKYCLSFAEETGGVDASIVTEYEQHIRNYKRDIESMLTAINGDILRYSDVKSSFERFVAEGGNIGKLMESICVQIVEIAHEIKKWTGDDAAYPEKLQQEILFNNGYKETLQQDVFKLHQRRQSLERSLERRAKVRKKVEKDYAVFRKEKKKRKDSIQTLEMKIERLEFQIQHKNETVEGAKTSLSNKRMLSPRQEEEMHTKLAKTLKEIDRLTEWSSVSTRQKVRLEKELKDISDRTYELKVELVTNRHETDEMRTSLEGMDIELKSMHERLDNLDRKTSVMKHIRVLKMSPETLRKLYRRRREFYHEGQLTDACRYVAQEIASDWKRLYKCLPFEPQREPSKLKHDIELIDIYSARSDQTVEEQALKCLEKWRTFSRRNADVAQLIRGLRKLNKEDLADKVEMRFSTESVYG from the exons ATGAGCACCCCAAGGTCAAATAGGTCACTTCAAGAAAGGCGAAGTAGACCACCCCCATCCCGAGAGGTTGAATACAGGTTCATTCAGGACACCGTTAACGATCTGTGCACCGTCATAAAAAACTATGCCCAGAAATATTTCACGAAGAAGGAAATAAATTTTGACGCATGCGCAATGTGTTTTAAGGATATCGTAAAAACATGGCGGGTGGAAACTAGCGAGTTTAACAACTGGAAAGAGTTTATTGAACGTGCGAACGAGAATCATATCGACAAGACGGTGAAGAATCAAGCGGCTTTCAGAGACCTGATTCACATCTGTGAAAGATCCAAGGAGTTTGAAGTGATGATACCACATGTGAGGGAGCGAATGTTGAACTGTGTGAAGGAGCATGTGTACAAATACTGCCTTAGTTTCGCGGAGGAAACTGGTGGCGTTGATGCGAGTATTGTGACGGAATACGAGCAACACATACGAAATTACAAGAGAGACATTGAGAGTATGTTGACGGCAATAAATGGTGATATTCTGCGATACAGCGACGTGAAATCTTCGTTTGAGAGGTTCGTGGCGGAGGGTGGCAACATCGGCAAATTGATGGAGAGTATTTGTGTGCAAATTGTAGAAATCGCACACGAGATCAAGAAATGGACGGGCGACGACGCGGCCTATCCGGAGAAACTGCAGCAGGAGATTCTGTTTAATAATGGTTACAAAGAAACTCTTCAGCAGGACGTGTTTAAATTACACCAAAGACGCCAATCTCTTGAAAGAAGCCTTGAAAGACGTGCGAAAGTTAGGAAAAAGGTTGAAAAGGATTATGCCGTTTTTAGAAAAGAGAAAAAGAAACGCAAAGACAGTATTCAGACGTTAGAGATGAAAATCGAACGTCTAGAATTTCagattcaacataaaaatgagACTGTAGAAGGGGCAAAGACGTCGTTGTCAAACAAGCGTATGCTATCGCCGCGTCAGGAGGAAGAAATGCACACAAAGCTTGCCAAAACATTAAAAGAAATTGACCGATTAACCGAATGGTCGTCGGTTTCAACCCGACAGAAGGTGCGGCTTGAAAAAGAACTAAAAGACATTTCCGACCGAACTTATGAATTGAAAGTAGAACTGGTTACGAATAGGCATGAGACCGACGAGATGCGAACAAGTCTTGAAGGCATGGATATCGAGTTGAAG TCCATGCACGAGCGGCTGGATAATCTGGACCGGAAGACGTCTGTCATGAAGCACATCCGGGTACTCAAGATGTCGCCGGAAACACTCAGAAAACTCTATCGTCGGCGGCGGGAATTCTATCATGAAG GGCAGTTGACGGACGCCTGTCGATACGTGGCGCAGGAAATAGCGAGTGACTGGAAGCGCCTGTACAAGTGTCTGCCGTTCGAGCCGCAACGGGAGCCGAGCAAGCTGAAACACGACATTGAACTGATTGACATCTACAGCGCCCGCAGTGACCAGACAGTGGAGGAGCAGGCGTTGAAGTGTTTGGAGAAGTGGCGGACGTTTAGTAGGCGTAACGCGGATGTGGCGCAGCTGATTCGTGGATTGCGGAAGTTGAATAAGGAAGACCTGGCGGACAAAGTGGAGATGCGCTTCTCAACTGAGAGTGTTTATGGTTGA